Proteins from a single region of Procambarus clarkii isolate CNS0578487 chromosome 32, FALCON_Pclarkii_2.0, whole genome shotgun sequence:
- the LOC123759347 gene encoding uncharacterized protein, whose amino-acid sequence MSPRVLYLIVGLVLGITGVTKQECVDIDCSTHAAGDQIPDPTNCNRYYVCLANGHPSDVVFDCDVGEKFDTNTSACVASADATCGVCPPTCKYSCGNNTVVFPIADPTDCTKYLLCGIFNPPVALECDSGTDLYFNGTACQSDINQCCDSCAVFCDTAFTEIADPTNCTNYYFCSAAGYYPEADDLHTCPEGENYSSADGTCSASAECVQPCAAAAAALDG is encoded by the exons ATGTCACCCAGGGTCCTATACCTCATTGTTGGCCTG GTTCTGGGTATAACAGGGGTGACAAAACAGGAGTGCGTCGACATCGACTGTAGTACCCACGCTGCTGGTGATCAAATTCCTGACCCGACAAACTGCAACAGGTATTACGTCTGCCTGGCCAATGGACATCCGAGTGATGTTGTGTTCGACTGTGATGTAGGCGAGAAATTTGATACAAATACATCTGCATGCGTAGCTTCTGCTGATGCTACTTGTGGTGTATGTCCACCAACATGCAAATATTCATGTGGTAATAATACGGTAGTCTTCCCAATAGCAGATCCCACCGACTGTACCAAATACTTATTGTGTGGAATATTTAACCCTCCCGTCGCACTGGAATGTGATTCAGGTACTGATCTCTACTTTAACGGGACGGCGTGTCAGTCCGACATAAATCAGTGTTGCGACTCTTGTGCCGTCTTCTGCGACACTGCCTTCACCGAGATCGCTGATCCTACAAATTGCACAAATTATTACTTCTGTTCGGCTGCCGGTTACTATCCCGAGGCTGATGACTTACACACGTGTCCGGAAGGAGAAAACTATTCCTCTGCAGATGGGACGTGCAGCGCGTCAGCTGAGTGTGTACAGCCctgcgccgccgccgccgctgccctGGACGGGTGA